Proteins found in one Brachyspira murdochii DSM 12563 genomic segment:
- a CDS encoding DUF262 domain-containing protein → MNKIEGKPKTLKELLQNTKYTIHYYQREYMWQEKHIGELIEDITSEFLEYYKDVHTRQDVANYGGYFMGSIVLAGRENAIIDGQQRLSSLTLLLIYLNNKLKEINETHDSIPFMIFSQSFGIKSFNINIDERKECMEAIFNNKEFDTINSNESVKNLYKGYQYISDIFPDDITEKNLLHFCDWLIEKLFFIEIVASTEQDAHKIFISMNDRGLSLTSTEMLKGYILSEIKDDKEREELNLKWKEKILSLKENDNKEDETFIKVWLRSQYADTIRQGKSGAENKDFEIIGGEFHKWVRDEKDKLGLKISKDYKDFIEKFLYFADIYKTIKNYECTYNKKYKYIFYNDKLDFTFQMQLLLASICYKDDMQTVSQKIILVSKFIEFYILSRTLNYSRVTYNTIKYTIFNITKNIRNSNSNINVLKNTLKIEYKTLKLNISETLNNLYLNNFNKKYLKHFLAHIISFIEEKISQPENYVNYMNNETKNPYEIEHIISNHYEWFKNEYSSKEEFENYRNKIGALLLLPKSINASLNDSNYEEKIKKYSQENIYASSLNIITYKNNPQFKQFQNEYNINFEHYSKFGKIEIEKRTKLLIKLFNIIWNKNMFS, encoded by the coding sequence ATGAATAAAATAGAAGGTAAACCTAAAACATTAAAAGAATTATTGCAAAATACAAAATATACTATCCATTATTATCAAAGAGAATATATGTGGCAAGAAAAACATATAGGTGAATTAATTGAAGATATTACATCAGAATTTTTAGAATATTATAAAGATGTACATACGCGTCAAGATGTAGCAAATTATGGCGGATATTTCATGGGTTCAATTGTTTTAGCAGGAAGAGAAAACGCCATAATTGATGGTCAGCAGCGTTTATCATCTTTAACATTATTATTAATTTATCTTAATAATAAGTTAAAAGAAATAAATGAAACTCATGATAGTATTCCTTTTATGATATTTTCTCAGTCTTTTGGAATAAAATCATTTAACATAAATATAGATGAAAGAAAAGAATGTATGGAGGCAATTTTTAACAATAAGGAATTTGATACAATCAATTCTAATGAATCAGTAAAAAATTTATATAAAGGTTATCAATATATAAGTGATATATTTCCAGATGATATTACAGAAAAAAATTTACTACATTTTTGTGATTGGCTTATAGAAAAACTTTTTTTCATTGAAATTGTTGCTTCTACTGAACAAGATGCTCACAAAATATTTATAAGTATGAATGACAGAGGTTTAAGTTTAACTTCTACAGAAATGCTTAAAGGATACATACTTTCTGAAATAAAAGATGATAAAGAAAGAGAAGAACTTAATTTAAAATGGAAAGAAAAAATACTCAGTTTAAAAGAAAATGATAATAAAGAAGATGAAACATTCATAAAAGTATGGTTAAGATCCCAATATGCTGATACTATTCGTCAGGGTAAATCAGGTGCTGAAAATAAAGATTTTGAAATTATAGGTGGCGAATTTCATAAATGGGTTCGTGATGAAAAAGATAAATTAGGATTAAAAATATCTAAAGATTATAAAGATTTTATTGAAAAATTTTTATATTTTGCTGATATATATAAAACAATAAAAAATTATGAATGTACATATAATAAAAAATACAAATATATATTTTATAATGATAAACTTGATTTTACTTTTCAAATGCAATTATTACTTGCTTCTATATGTTATAAAGATGATATGCAAACCGTATCTCAAAAAATAATATTAGTTTCTAAATTTATAGAATTTTATATTTTATCAAGAACACTTAATTACAGCAGAGTTACATATAATACAATAAAATATACTATATTTAATATAACAAAAAATATAAGAAACTCTAATTCTAATATAAACGTATTAAAAAATACTTTAAAAATAGAATACAAAACTTTAAAGTTAAATATTTCTGAAACATTAAATAATTTATATTTAAATAATTTTAATAAAAAATATTTAAAACATTTCTTAGCACATATAATTTCATTTATAGAAGAAAAAATTTCACAGCCTGAAAATTATGTTAATTATATGAATAATGAAACTAAAAATCCTTATGAAATAGAACATATTATATCTAATCATTATGAATGGTTTAAAAATGAATATTCAAGTAAAGAAGAATTTGAAAATTACAGAAATAAAATCGGAGCGTTACTATTATTACCTAAAAGCATCAACGCAAGTTTAAATGATAGTAATTATGAAGAAAAGATAAAAAAATATTCACAAGAAAATATATATGCTTCATCTTTAAATATAATAACTTATAAAAATAATCCGCAATTTAAACAATTTCAAAATGAATATAATATTAATTTTGAGCACTATTCAAAATTTGGAAAAATAGAAATAGAAAAACGAACCAAATTATTAATAAAATTATTTAACATAATATGGAATAAAAATATGTTCTCATAA
- a CDS encoding thiamine biosynthesis protein: MNKKAKAILLLSGGLDSMLVGAILKRENIDVLALRFVTGLEYSVIKEELLNIYNEDPAKKAADFLNIPIRFVSLKDVYLDMFLNPKYGYGSAINPCLDCHILMLKTAKKIMEEEGFDFIATGEVSGQRPMSQKSQDLINAIRESGLEGRLLRPLSAKLLPITKAEEEGLINRENLYDIYGRSRHMQMQLAKEFGITDYPEPAGAGCSIVDKGYARRYNDLISNNGKEILNLELMQYLAIGRHIRINKNLKLILGRNEKENDALEKRKRENCIILKPNYNKGPFGYLEVYDNIENVNYDDVLKSATIMGYFSKEDKDTLSINTSYYKNGNEYKNENIDINKEDAKNTVFQQIV; the protein is encoded by the coding sequence ATGAATAAAAAAGCAAAGGCTATTTTACTATTGTCAGGCGGATTAGACAGTATGCTTGTGGGAGCTATATTAAAAAGAGAAAATATTGATGTTCTTGCTTTGAGATTTGTTACCGGACTGGAATATTCTGTTATAAAAGAAGAGCTTTTAAATATATATAATGAAGATCCTGCTAAAAAAGCTGCAGATTTTCTTAATATACCAATAAGATTTGTTTCATTAAAAGACGTTTATTTGGATATGTTTTTAAATCCTAAATACGGTTACGGAAGTGCTATTAATCCTTGCTTGGACTGCCATATATTAATGCTTAAAACTGCTAAAAAAATTATGGAAGAAGAAGGATTTGATTTTATAGCAACGGGAGAAGTAAGCGGGCAAAGACCTATGAGTCAGAAATCTCAAGATCTTATAAATGCAATAAGAGAAAGCGGACTTGAAGGAAGATTGTTAAGACCATTATCTGCAAAACTTCTGCCTATAACAAAAGCTGAAGAAGAAGGACTTATAAACAGAGAAAATCTATATGATATATATGGAAGATCCAGACATATGCAAATGCAATTAGCAAAAGAGTTTGGCATAACTGATTATCCTGAACCCGCAGGAGCAGGCTGTTCTATAGTAGATAAGGGATATGCTAGAAGATACAATGATTTAATTTCAAATAACGGGAAGGAAATATTAAATTTAGAACTTATGCAGTATCTTGCTATAGGAAGACATATAAGAATAAATAAAAATCTTAAACTTATACTAGGAAGAAATGAAAAAGAAAATGATGCATTAGAGAAAAGAAAAAGAGAAAACTGCATAATATTAAAACCCAATTATAATAAAGGACCTTTCGGATATTTGGAGGTTTATGATAATATTGAAAATGTAAATTATGATGATGTATTAAAATCAGCTACGATAATGGGCTATTTCTCAAAAGAGGATAAAGATACTCTATCTATAAATACTTCATACTACAAAAACGGCAATGAATATAAAAATGAAAACATTGATATAAATAAAGAAGATGCAAAAAATACTGTGTTTCAGCAAATAGTATAA
- a CDS encoding epoxyqueuosine reductase QueH, which produces MKEKLVVHTCCGVCMSYPRTILEDYDSIFYFYNPNIYPIEEYKRRRDEFINYADSLGIKTYVEEEDNSVSNWYDDIKGFENEPEKGARCSICFKHRIKRAFEYAKNINAKYVTTVMTVSPHKNSKVIEMIGNSLADEYKEIQYLHFDFKKKDGFKKTNIIANNAGLYRQHYCGCEFSIRS; this is translated from the coding sequence ATGAAAGAAAAATTAGTAGTTCACACTTGCTGCGGAGTTTGTATGTCATATCCGCGTACTATACTTGAAGATTATGACAGTATATTTTATTTTTATAATCCTAATATATATCCTATAGAAGAGTATAAAAGAAGAAGAGATGAATTTATCAATTATGCTGATAGTTTGGGAATAAAAACTTATGTTGAAGAAGAAGATAATTCTGTTTCAAATTGGTATGATGATATAAAAGGATTTGAAAATGAACCTGAAAAAGGTGCAAGATGCAGTATTTGTTTTAAGCATAGAATTAAAAGAGCTTTTGAATATGCTAAAAATATCAATGCTAAGTATGTTACTACTGTAATGACGGTAAGCCCCCATAAAAACAGTAAAGTTATAGAGATGATAGGCAATTCTTTAGCAGATGAATACAAAGAAATACAATATCTTCACTTTGACTTTAAGAAAAAAGACGGATTCAAAAAAACAAATATTATAGCGAATAATGCAGGTCTTTACAGGCAGCATTACTGCGGGTGTGAGTTCAGCATACGCAGTTAA
- the coaE gene encoding dephospho-CoA kinase (Dephospho-CoA kinase (CoaE) performs the final step in coenzyme A biosynthesis.), with product MDNNKNIIGVYGLICSGKSSFSKMLAKEMNALYIDADLIGHEALINNKDNIVGEFSSDILDGSGNIDRKKLGAVVFNNFKKLRRLEEINYPYIENRVKELIDSSCKDVVIEAALIMRSKIRFMCTSLIYVNSKTSDIIKRMKKSRNISEHEARKRLKMQRDVKNNKFNADILINNMKDYNNLIIISKKLGRHYGVKSKHRRKRIFY from the coding sequence ATGGATAATAATAAAAATATCATAGGTGTATACGGGCTTATATGTTCGGGCAAGAGTTCTTTTTCTAAAATGCTTGCCAAAGAGATGAATGCTTTATATATTGATGCTGATTTAATAGGTCATGAGGCATTAATAAATAATAAAGATAATATAGTAGGCGAGTTTTCATCAGATATATTAGATGGCAGCGGTAATATAGACAGAAAAAAATTAGGTGCTGTTGTATTTAATAATTTTAAAAAATTAAGAAGATTAGAAGAAATTAATTATCCTTATATAGAAAATAGAGTAAAGGAATTGATAGATTCCTCTTGCAAAGATGTTGTTATAGAAGCAGCACTTATTATGAGAAGTAAAATACGCTTTATGTGCACAAGTCTTATATATGTTAATTCTAAAACTTCTGATATCATAAAGAGAATGAAAAAAAGCAGAAATATTTCTGAACATGAAGCAAGAAAGCGTCTAAAAATGCAAAGAGATGTTAAAAATAATAAGTTCAATGCCGATATTCTAATAAACAACATGAAAGATTATAATAATTTAATTATAATCTCAAAAAAATTAGGAAGGCATTATGGAGTTAAATCAAAACACAGAAGAAAAAGGATCTTCTACTAA
- the ftsZ gene encoding cell division protein FtsZ: MNPNYRIELADNNKGREKMTFNNSPSLDTVIKVIGVGNGGCNAVNRMIEEGLENVEFIAMNTDAQALSRSNAPTRVVLGDRITQGLGAGTDPEKGAEAAREDIAKIEELVNGANLVFIASSFGGGTGTGASPVVAEAAKKAGALTIGVVTKPFDYEGKLKMSRAESGIDKMLTVVDSLIIIPNENLYDMVDMDNYSYEQALSVVDDILRQGVQGISDIITQTGFINVDFADVKTMISLSNGRAHLGIGVGKGDDRLQKAITNAFENPLLDVSSIKNARGILANIVCPKDFAMKEYREASKIINNYANENANIKIGVCPKEELKDEIIVTIVATGFDANIQKDYDEKNNDENANDRFNISRNTSYNNSSSVNNSNNSLSSKSSNSEVTNKKEIDTEIKKEVEEVKENKIEENETSDNIADADNTVNKLFQEENTKKIYTDEKIASESKILSDNRTENITEIDSINTIVKEPEAEKEVELNTSNNTLEVKDEIKKEEIKADIIKEEIVKEQIIIDEKNPEHYSFENKIKTLRKPLITKSNRFTNMNENIYSNGEEAEYNIREEIMKEEFNRTAADNTQRYETKRSTIHSIAAEKIAEEMRFEDEEKHNNPHSDYKRPFDIVSDDYMDKHNKLGSKMAIFGETAVTDTDLEKPAFLRRQIQARNTMR; this comes from the coding sequence ATGAATCCTAACTATCGTATAGAGTTGGCAGATAACAATAAAGGGAGAGAAAAAATGACATTTAATAATAGTCCTTCTTTGGATACAGTAATAAAAGTAATAGGAGTCGGAAACGGCGGCTGTAATGCTGTAAACAGAATGATAGAAGAGGGATTAGAAAATGTTGAATTTATTGCTATGAATACAGATGCTCAGGCACTTTCCCGTTCTAATGCTCCTACTAGAGTGGTTTTAGGCGACAGAATAACTCAGGGATTAGGTGCTGGTACCGACCCGGAAAAAGGTGCTGAAGCTGCAAGAGAAGATATTGCTAAAATAGAAGAACTTGTAAATGGTGCTAATTTAGTATTTATAGCAAGCAGTTTCGGAGGCGGTACTGGAACAGGAGCAAGCCCAGTTGTTGCAGAGGCAGCTAAAAAGGCTGGAGCTTTAACTATAGGTGTCGTTACTAAACCTTTTGATTATGAGGGCAAATTAAAAATGAGCCGTGCTGAATCTGGTATAGATAAAATGCTTACTGTAGTGGATTCTCTTATAATAATACCTAATGAAAACCTATATGATATGGTTGATATGGATAATTACAGCTATGAACAGGCTTTATCAGTTGTAGATGATATACTTCGTCAGGGAGTTCAGGGAATATCCGATATAATTACTCAAACTGGATTTATCAATGTAGACTTTGCCGATGTAAAAACTATGATATCTCTTTCTAATGGAAGGGCTCATTTAGGCATAGGTGTTGGAAAAGGTGATGACAGACTTCAAAAAGCTATTACTAATGCATTTGAAAATCCGCTTTTAGATGTATCAAGCATAAAAAATGCAAGAGGTATACTTGCAAATATAGTATGTCCTAAAGATTTTGCTATGAAAGAATACAGAGAAGCAAGCAAAATTATTAATAATTATGCTAATGAAAATGCTAATATAAAAATAGGTGTTTGTCCTAAAGAAGAACTTAAAGATGAAATTATTGTTACTATAGTAGCTACTGGTTTTGATGCTAATATACAAAAAGATTATGATGAAAAAAATAATGATGAAAATGCTAATGACAGATTTAATATATCAAGAAATACGTCTTATAATAACAGCTCCTCTGTTAATAATTCTAATAATTCATTATCTTCTAAATCTTCTAATAGTGAAGTCACCAATAAAAAAGAAATTGATACAGAAATAAAAAAAGAAGTTGAAGAAGTTAAAGAAAATAAAATAGAAGAAAATGAAACTTCCGATAATATAGCAGATGCTGATAATACAGTAAATAAATTATTTCAGGAAGAAAACACTAAAAAAATATATACTGATGAAAAAATTGCATCTGAAAGTAAAATATTATCAGATAATAGAACAGAAAATATTACTGAAATAGACAGCATTAATACAATAGTTAAAGAACCAGAGGCAGAAAAGGAAGTTGAATTGAATACTTCTAATAATACTCTTGAAGTAAAAGATGAGATTAAGAAAGAAGAAATTAAAGCTGATATAATAAAAGAAGAAATAGTAAAAGAACAAATAATAATAGATGAAAAAAATCCGGAACATTATAGTTTTGAGAATAAGATAAAAACTCTTAGAAAACCTCTTATAACTAAATCAAATAGATTTACTAATATGAATGAGAATATATATAGTAATGGTGAAGAGGCAGAATATAATATTAGAGAAGAAATTATGAAAGAGGAGTTTAATAGAACAGCTGCTGATAATACTCAAAGATATGAAACTAAAAGATCTACTATTCATAGCATAGCAGCCGAAAAAATAGCGGAGGAAATGCGTTTTGAAGATGAGGAAAAACATAATAACCCTCATTCTGATTACAAAAGACCGTTTGATATAGTATCAGATGATTATATGGATAAACATAATAAATTGGGTTCAAAAATGGCTATATTTGGAGAGACAGCCGTAACCGATACAGATTTGGAAAAGCCTGCTTTCTTAAGACGCCAAATACAAGCAAGAAATACTATGAGATAA
- a CDS encoding tetratricopeptide repeat protein translates to MKKNIMKKNNKRLLINLFIFCIFSFSAFSQNTVENALKLYNERNYEDSINILEALNVKPSDLDAYLLLIDNYIKLNNFSMAETLISDAERYHSRNYRLLERKLTIELLNNRNSEARTTANTIKNLDSKNYLASYAEGVLSERAGYYKTAMSMYERARVIDRVRPEATTALAYLYLAIGSNETALNLFNENMTNNPRMAESYYHLANYRYLNKQYNAALNEVNNALFYYTNYSDAEILKANILISLNRYDEAIAILEYMPDTSFRNNYKYYYIGSVYEGADNYVRAKGAYINYLKAKPEDELGRLAYERVLIHTNPTPDYERDRAALYYGNLASYYTRLADNVRAQAYLKHMLRLNPANTYARLMLSDVYRRMGLEEKSLEELEIAKNVNPEEKSIIYKYDSYKRRLDKNIASKSWGIEQYNIEKSGFTVAIADTITAQKDSPMFLNTSLYQTLSYVLPQFGRFNVIDMYTNYYETRDLYRELNTRNADYFLKGSVFQNDDTFTIMLDLVDVKSEKSITNFTITTRGREKMMGAAVMAGRVINNSIPFYSKIIKIHNDNIYINAGKMQGISNNMNMLVYNTTEPRTDLADRGYNSSIGMIKIITADENVSLAKLIDGRLLNKINLNQIVMPYITNTSVQSTNTNMQ, encoded by the coding sequence ATGAAGAAAAATATTATGAAGAAAAATAATAAAAGATTATTAATAAATCTTTTTATTTTCTGTATATTTAGTTTTTCAGCTTTTTCTCAGAATACTGTAGAAAATGCTTTAAAACTATACAATGAAAGAAATTATGAAGATTCTATAAATATATTAGAAGCTCTTAATGTTAAGCCTAGTGATTTAGACGCTTATTTGCTTCTAATAGATAATTATATAAAACTTAATAATTTCTCTATGGCGGAAACCTTAATATCAGATGCAGAACGTTATCATTCAAGAAATTACAGGCTCCTTGAAAGAAAACTTACTATAGAACTTTTAAACAATAGAAACTCAGAAGCTAGAACTACTGCCAATACAATAAAGAATTTAGACAGTAAAAACTATCTTGCAAGTTATGCTGAAGGAGTATTAAGCGAAAGGGCAGGATATTATAAAACTGCTATGAGTATGTATGAAAGAGCTAGAGTTATAGACAGAGTAAGACCAGAAGCTACAACGGCTTTAGCTTATTTATATCTTGCTATAGGAAGCAATGAAACGGCTTTGAATCTTTTTAATGAAAATATGACTAATAATCCTAGAATGGCAGAGTCGTACTATCATTTGGCTAATTACCGTTATTTAAATAAACAATACAATGCCGCTTTAAATGAAGTAAATAATGCATTATTTTATTATACAAATTATAGTGATGCTGAAATATTAAAAGCAAATATATTAATTTCTTTAAATAGATATGATGAAGCTATCGCTATATTAGAATATATGCCTGATACTAGTTTTAGAAATAATTATAAATATTATTATATAGGCAGCGTTTATGAGGGAGCTGACAATTATGTAAGGGCTAAAGGTGCATATATAAATTATCTTAAAGCTAAACCGGAAGATGAGCTTGGAAGGCTTGCTTATGAAAGAGTGCTTATTCATACAAATCCTACCCCAGATTATGAAAGAGACAGAGCCGCATTATACTATGGTAATTTGGCTTCTTATTATACAAGACTTGCAGATAATGTAAGAGCTCAGGCTTATTTAAAACATATGTTGAGATTAAATCCGGCTAATACTTATGCTAGATTAATGCTTTCTGATGTATATAGAAGAATGGGTTTGGAAGAGAAGTCTTTGGAAGAATTGGAAATAGCTAAAAATGTAAATCCAGAAGAGAAATCTATTATATATAAATATGACAGCTATAAAAGAAGATTAGACAAAAATATAGCGTCAAAATCTTGGGGTATAGAGCAGTACAATATAGAAAAATCAGGTTTTACTGTTGCTATAGCTGATACAATTACTGCTCAGAAAGATAGTCCTATGTTTTTGAATACTTCATTATATCAAACTTTATCATATGTATTACCTCAGTTTGGAAGATTTAATGTAATTGATATGTATACTAATTATTATGAAACTAGAGATTTATACAGAGAATTAAATACAAGAAATGCTGATTATTTTTTGAAAGGATCTGTTTTTCAGAATGATGATACTTTTACTATTATGCTTGATTTAGTTGATGTAAAAAGTGAAAAGTCTATTACTAATTTCACTATTACTACTAGAGGCAGAGAAAAAATGATGGGTGCGGCTGTTATGGCTGGAAGAGTTATCAATAATTCTATACCTTTCTATTCTAAAATAATAAAGATTCATAATGATAATATATATATAAATGCTGGTAAAATGCAGGGCATAAGCAATAATATGAATATGCTTGTATATAATACAACAGAACCTAGAACTGATTTAGCAGACAGAGGATACAACAGTTCTATAGGTATGATAAAAATTATAACAGCAGATGAAAATGTATCTTTGGCTAAACTTATAGACGGAAGGCTTTTAAATAAAATTAACTTAAATCAAATAGTTATGCCTTATATAACAAATACATCTGTTCAGAGTACAAATACAAATATGCAGTAA
- the mtaB gene encoding tRNA (N(6)-L-threonylcarbamoyladenosine(37)-C(2))-methylthiotransferase MtaB: MNIHLHTFGCRLNQYESEKISYELKNMGANITELDNAEAIAINTCTVTNDSDKKLIAYLEKLGDLSQKKVFLIGCYVSKKDKDSSIIKDNIILIPNEKKEEASEIIFNTMHNNSENKINNPIFFPQEQSRAYLKIQDGCEVFCTYCIVSRVRGSHRSVEPQKIFDAVKMANDYGYKEIVLTGLNLGSYNYNNEISFYNILTQILEHSSKYGIRIRLSSVEPLYFDDNLISLFKNDDVLCPHAHIPLQSGSNKILKLMNRRYTREDYLSVTEKLYKTNSNMAISSDVMVGFPHEENTDFNDTYDLCEKSKFIKIHIFRYSNRENTPSSKMDSQVGYRTKLKRAKILNTLNGKLKDLYYKNAEGRDLKIVIEKTLSDNNYIGTSGEYLKCKLHSESSLNKKELTSVKALKYEGGIMLCN, translated from the coding sequence ATGAACATACATTTACATACTTTCGGATGCCGACTAAATCAATATGAAAGCGAAAAAATTTCATATGAATTAAAAAATATGGGTGCCAACATCACCGAATTAGATAATGCCGAGGCAATAGCTATAAATACATGCACTGTTACTAATGACAGTGATAAAAAACTCATTGCATATTTAGAGAAACTTGGAGATTTATCACAAAAAAAAGTATTTTTAATAGGCTGCTATGTTTCAAAAAAAGATAAAGATTCTTCCATTATAAAGGACAATATTATACTTATACCAAATGAAAAAAAAGAAGAGGCTTCTGAAATAATATTTAATACTATGCATAACAACTCTGAAAATAAAATAAATAATCCAATATTTTTTCCTCAAGAGCAAAGCAGAGCATATTTAAAAATACAGGACGGATGCGAAGTATTCTGTACATACTGCATAGTTTCAAGAGTAAGGGGAAGTCATAGAAGCGTAGAGCCTCAAAAAATATTTGATGCTGTAAAAATGGCTAATGATTACGGATATAAGGAGATAGTATTAACTGGTCTTAATTTGGGGTCATACAACTATAACAATGAAATTAGCTTCTATAATATACTCACTCAAATATTAGAACATTCTTCAAAATACGGCATTAGAATAAGGCTTTCATCTGTAGAACCTCTTTATTTTGATGACAACCTTATAAGTCTATTTAAAAATGATGATGTACTTTGTCCGCATGCACATATACCTCTTCAGTCTGGAAGCAACAAAATACTTAAACTAATGAACAGAAGATACACAAGAGAAGATTATCTCTCAGTTACAGAAAAACTATATAAAACTAATTCCAATATGGCAATAAGCAGCGATGTAATGGTAGGTTTTCCTCATGAAGAAAATACAGATTTTAATGATACTTATGATTTATGCGAAAAGTCAAAATTTATAAAGATTCACATATTTAGATATTCTAACAGAGAAAACACCCCTTCATCAAAAATGGACTCTCAAGTAGGATACAGAACAAAATTAAAAAGAGCTAAAATATTAAATACTCTAAATGGTAAATTAAAAGATTTATATTACAAAAATGCTGAAGGAAGAGATTTAAAAATAGTCATAGAAAAAACTTTATCAGACAATAACTATATAGGTACAAGTGGCGAATACTTAAAATGCAAACTTCATAGTGAATCCTCTCTAAATAAAAAAGAACTTACAAGTGTAAAGGCATTAAAATATGAAGGAGGTATTATGCTCTGCAACTGA
- a CDS encoding SPOR domain-containing protein, with the protein MELNQNTEEKGSSTNNTNQFSRRKTLYIVNFTPIRLLVFSISAAALILFIFVLGFHLGGSKPVQVSNTSSDSIEALMRGAEQSESMSTEISTADVPNNNTAALSEYDNSSIIREGNTSADRYNEYTQNLASELDAINEDIKEKETAGQAPNTTYTPPQQLASIAPVTSTSSSATTRVPYTRSSSSDSIYFIQVAVGYDKDNTYSARDSLKSKFPKAFIKEETMSDGKVMYKLKVGRYDTREEAQKALSEIKKIPAYKDSYIYSDKKVS; encoded by the coding sequence ATGGAGTTAAATCAAAACACAGAAGAAAAAGGATCTTCTACTAATAATACTAATCAATTTAGCAGAAGAAAAACTCTTTATATAGTCAATTTTACACCTATAAGATTATTGGTATTTTCTATTAGTGCTGCAGCTTTGATACTATTTATTTTTGTATTAGGTTTTCATTTGGGCGGATCTAAACCTGTACAAGTGAGTAATACTTCAAGCGATTCTATTGAAGCATTAATGAGAGGAGCTGAGCAGTCTGAAAGTATGTCTACAGAAATAAGCACTGCTGATGTTCCTAATAATAATACTGCTGCTTTAAGCGAATATGATAATTCAAGCATTATAAGAGAGGGCAATACTTCTGCTGACAGATATAATGAGTATACTCAGAATTTAGCTTCAGAATTAGATGCTATTAACGAAGATATTAAAGAAAAAGAAACAGCAGGTCAAGCACCTAACACCACATACACACCTCCTCAGCAGCTTGCAAGCATAGCACCTGTTACATCGACATCAAGCTCTGCTACTACTAGAGTACCTTATACAAGATCATCATCTTCTGACTCTATATACTTTATACAAGTTGCAGTTGGTTATGATAAAGATAATACTTACTCAGCAAGAGATAGTTTGAAATCTAAATTTCCTAAGGCTTTTATTAAAGAAGAAACTATGTCTGACGGTAAGGTTATGTATAAATTAAAAGTTGGAAGATATGATACACGCGAAGAAGCTCAAAAGGCTTTGTCTGAAATAAAAAAGATACCAGCTTATAAAGATAGTTATATTTATTCCGATAAGAAAGTAAGTTAA